A window of Equus przewalskii isolate Varuska chromosome 18, EquPr2, whole genome shotgun sequence contains these coding sequences:
- the GP5 gene encoding platelet glycoprotein V: MRPRSVEGMSSHYPGKRTLLRRGRLCIWIPFKVSDDPGERLIPPQGYKTEDERFPLRVALRPPALAFSDMLRSALLCAVLGLLRAQPFPCPPACKCAFRDVAQCSGGDVARIAALGLPTNLTLILLSRMSRGALRNDSFSGMTVLQRLMLSDSHISAIAPGTFDDLIKLKTLRLSRNKITHLPGALLDKMVLLEQLFLDRNELKVIDQNMFQKLVNLQELFLNQNQLAFLPLSLFTTLGNLKLLDLSGNNLTHLPKGLLGAQAKLEKLLLHSNQLVSLDSGLLNSLRALIELQLDRNHIRFIAPGAFDRLQNLSYLTLSRNHLEFLPSALFLHSHNLTLLTLFENPLEELPEVLFGEMAGLQELWLNGTRLRTLPAAAFRNLSRLRVLGVTLSPLLSALPEGAFRGLGELRVLALRSNSLASLPDGLLRGLRRLRQVSLRHNRLRALPRALFRNLSSLEEVQLDHNQLESLAGDVFEALPRLTEVLLGHNPWRCDCGLGPFLEWLRQHPGLVSRVEPPRCRGPGQRAGRPLLALGDGDLGCPSTRGPPPYSPADSSSAAPTQPALPAASTHPAWVPRSSEPWARAQPLAQGKHQDHSLFWALYFLLLVTQAIITGIIVFAMIKLGGLFRKLIRDRALEY, encoded by the coding sequence atgaGACCTCGTAGTGTAGAAGGAATGTCTTCTCACTACCCAGGAAAACGTACGCTCCTAAGAAGAGGGCGACTTTGTATCTGGATACCATTCAAAGTCAGTGATGATCCTGGCGAAAGGCTCATTCCCCCGCAGGGTTACAAGACCGAAGATGAGCGTTTTCCCTTGCGTGTTGCCCTTAGACCTCCCGCTCTTGCCTTTTCAGACATGCTGAGGAGCGCCTTGCTGTGCGCCGTGCTCGGGCTCCTGCGCGCCCAGCCCTTCCCCTGCCCACCAGCCTGCAAGTGTGCCTTCCGGGACGTTGCGCAATGCTCCGGGGGCGACGTGGCGCGCATCGCCGCGCTCGGCCTGCCCACCAACCTCACGCTCATCCTGCTCTCCCGAATGAGCCGCGGCGCCTTGCGGAATGACAGCTTCAGTGGTATGACCGTCCTGCAGCGCCTGATGCTGTCAGACAGCCACATTTCCGCCATTGCCCCCGGCACCTTCGATGACCTGATAAAACTAAAAACCCTGAGATTGTCCCGCAACAAGATCACTCATCTTCCAGGCGCGCTATTGGATAAGATGGTCCTCCTAGAGCAGTTGTTTTTGGACCGCAATGAACTAAaggtcattgaccaaaacatgtTTCAGAAACTGGTTAACCTGCAGGAGCTCTTTTTGAACCAAAATCAACTCGCTTTCCTTCCTCTTAGCCTCTTCACAACTCTGGGGAACCTGAAATTGTTGGATTTATCGGGAAACAATTTGACTCACCTGCCCAAGGGATTGCTTGGGGCACAGGCTAAGCTTGAGAAACTTCTGCTCCACTCGAACCAGCTCGTCTCTCTGGATTCGGGGTTGTTGAACAGCCTGCGCGCCCTGATCGAGCTGCAGCTCGACAGAAATCACATCCGTTTCATCGCACCCGGTGCCTTCGACCGGCTCCAAAACCTGAGCTATTTGACTCTTTCCAGAAACCACCTCGAattcctgccctctgctctcttTCTTCATTCGCACAATTTGACTCTATTGACCCTGTTCGAGAACCCGCTGGAAGAGCTCCCGGAGGTGCTCTTCGGGGAGATGGCCGGCCTGCAGGAGCTGTGGCTGAACGGCACCCGGCTGCGCACCCTGCCAGCCGCCGCCTTCCGCAACCTGAGCCGCCTGCGGGTGTTGGGGGTGACTCTGAGCCCGCTTCTGAGCGCGCTCCCAGAGGGCGCCTTCCGAGGCCTCGGCGAGCTCCGGGTGCTCGCGCTGCGCTCCAAcagcctggcctccctccccGACGGCTTGCTGCGCGGCCTCCGCAGGCTGCGCCAAGTGTCGCTGCGCCACAACCGGCTGCGGGCCCTGCCCCGCGCGCTCTTCCGCAACCTCAGCAGCCTGGAGGAGGTCCAGCTCGACCACAACCAGCTGGAGAGCCTGGCTGGCGACGTGTTTGAGGCTCTGCCCCGGCTGACGGAGGTCCTGCTGGGGCACAATCCTTGGCGCTGCGATTGTGGCCTCGGGCCATTCCTGGAGTGGCTGCGGCAGCACCCGGGCCTCGTGAGCCGAGTGGAGCCCCCGCGCTGTCGCGGCCCGGGGCAGCGCGCCGGCCGGCCGCTCTTGGCCCTGGGGGACGGTGACCTGGGGTGCCCGAGCACCCGGGGCCCGCCTCCCTACTCTCCCGCTGACAGCTCCTCCGCAGCCCCCACCCAGCCGGCCCTGCCCGCGGCCTCCACCCACCCTGCCTGGGTGCCTAGGAGCTCAGAACCCTGGGCACGGGCCCAGCCGCTTGCCCAGGGCAAGCATCAAGACCATAGCCTGTTCTGGgctctttattttctgcttttagttACTCAGGCCATAATAACTGGCATCATTGTGTTTGCTATGATTAAACTCGGCGGGCTCTTTCGAAAACTAATCAGAGATAGAGCTCTTGAGTATTGA